Part of the Triticum aestivum cultivar Chinese Spring chromosome 4D, IWGSC CS RefSeq v2.1, whole genome shotgun sequence genome is shown below.
TTGTCGGATCTGTTGTATGAGGCAATAATGAATAAGAGCAATATCAGCCTTTTAATGTGCAGGTTTATGACTACATTACAGATCTTGGTGGCTGCCTGTACATGCCATTTCTGTAGTTCGATTATGCATTACCTGCAATTAGTCAAGTGATTAGTTATTACCTGTAGTATCTGGACCTTATTTGGTTTGGTCAATTTAGTCATTCACCATCCATTTTTCTAAATTTATTGGTATTTTTAATATGTCATTTGTGTCAGCATACTAATTTCACATCTTGTAATTGTTTGTCTACCAGGAAATCAAATTATTAAGCTGTCTCTGTTGCAAATGGATAATGAGTAAAAACTACATTTATGAATATTATATGCAAAACTCTTCCTTTCTGCTGCTCCTATTTAGAGTGAGTCAAATATGTAGTAGATGCACTAATTTGGCTCATTGCCTTTCTTCATCATTGTGTAGATGCAAAACATTTTTCCCTTGTGCTGAATGTTTGCCACTGTTTCCATTTTTGCTCATTCTGATCTAACCAAACGGACCCCATGGATTTGAGGTTGTCATGCATGTAATGCTTGGATATGCCCTTATTTGTATCTAAATATATGGATGGTTGCCtttttatcatttccatttatatATTTCACCTGACTTGCCATGCGTTGTGGGTTTGCTACCGAATGAACAGTTTTTTTATTTGCATTGTTTGTCATTCTCATGCTTATTATTTTTTGTTTCAGTTTGTAGGGGTTGTATGCTCCACCGTCTAAAATAAATCTAGCCAACAGGTGGTTTAGAGGCATTTTGTGGTGCCACTATTTTCTTTCAGGTTTAGGCACTTTGACTCTACTAACTTTAGCCAGGTTTGTATCATTAGATTGCACGCTGCCTTTCATTGATGTATTTGCAAGCTATAGACATTTGCAGATCAACATGTTCAAAGTTTTATCCTCTTATGTTTTGCTGCCAATTTCTATGTTCACTTCAGTAATGTCTAATTTGGTGTTCTTTTATTTCTTCTGTACTGATGCTATTAATTACAACCTTCATGTGCACCTTGACTTACATCGATAATATTGCACGTAATTCCCTCTTTTTTATTGATGTGTGGTTTTATTAGTGTGATTAATTCCCTCTCTTTTTACTTTTTCATGTCAGGTACTACATGTACTTTTTGTGATGACAAGGGTAAATTACCAGCCAATTTTGGTACTAGCCAGATCAAAGATTTATGTCCTAAAAATGATTTGCTCGGCTTCATGCAATTGAATTGTTATCACATATTTACGAGCAAGCTCATATTTATATCTCCATGATCTCTTAACAGCGAGGGCTTACTGCTTCCCTctaaactcatatatttattgatAAGTGTTGTAGTTTTTGTATCTATTTCTTGCAGTTTATGTATCTATTTCTCTCTGGAGCTAGCTGAGTGGTCAACACCGAGGAAGATGGGGAAGACAGAGCCAGTGAGGAAGATGGCTCAGCCCTGCCACCGATGCCCACCGGCCACTCCCGTCGGTCACCAGCATAGGAGGGGCGCACCATCGAGGAGCAGCAGGGGAGGAGAAGAGGATACACCGCCGGACTCCCTCTTCACTTTATGGTCGCATCTTCCCCTTGAGCTCCTTCCTCCATTCCCTTGCTTCCCTACCGTGCCCCTCCTGTGTACTTTTGATTTGGTTGTGAAATTGTACTCAATGGTGCTTGCAGGTCCGTGTACAATTTATTCCAGTGCTCGACTCGGTGTCCGTCCCAACAAAACCTAACATGTCGGTGCGAAATTCTGCTAGGTATGCTTCTCCCTCCCATCAACTCCTTATTATTCATATAGATACATTTTTCTCATTTTACTGATGCCCTTTTCTTGCCATGTTTTTGGGTGTTCCTTCCTACAGCCAGCTTGACCATTTGCTTTGGAAGGAGTAATTCAACTCAGAAAGGACAAATGATTTGCGACTATTTTTTTCCTACAATCTCTTTAGGTCGATTATTCTTTTTTTCCTGCCATTTTTCTTTGCTTTGGCAGTGTATTTGCTTATTTCCTTCTCTGGAGCTTGGGCATATTGGTTGTCTTGTTGGCTCTTTTACTAGCAGTCTTTCCTTTTCAGTATATGGGAGAGATTACAAGCTTACACATATAGTTTAGTTATTAAGTTTCTAAATAAGTTCTGCCTGAGAGTACATATTTTGTATCCATTGCTTATTTAATCCATTGAGATCTATTCTCTCCGGTTCATACTGTATGTTTGCATTTAACTTGGAACTTGCATGCTTACTTCAAAATTGGAATGTGACTTTTGCTTGCTGATAGATTCAGTTATGGTGTGGTTGCCTACTACTCAAAATTAGTTATATCGCATCATAAATTTCAGGAACCGCATCACAACAGATCAATGGCATTGTAGGTTCAGTGGCCATGTATGCTGAATATCCCCTCACTATACAAGATTGGATTTTAGTCTATACAAGCCATCCTCTCAGCTGCTCAGGTAGTTCTTCTTCCTCATTATCAATGAATAATTAAGTTGGTTACAAAATATGCTTGAAGATTGCAACACAGAGATTGCCTGGCAGACTAAAATAATTAGGAGCTTTTGATTGGACCCTTCAAGCAATAGTGTAGTTAATATGTTAATTATTAGATTATGTTACTAGAGTATTAGAAGAATTTTTTGATATATGTATTTATAGGATTATGTGATATTTGATGCAAAAAAATGATGGCCAGGCACTATACTACGCATAAGTAAAATTTCCAGTTTTTTCTTTTTGAGGTCAGTACCAGAACCTATAAAGAATGTTAGCTTATGATTAGACCCTTGCTGATTCATTTACCAAAACCCAGAACCCAGGTTGTCACAACACCACTTTGTAGTTTTGTTCCTCAGTAGAAAGTCGCTTAGCTGACGTTACAGCGTGAGGTCTTCTGAACTTTCCCTGTCATGCCTTTGGTACCTACACGCTGTTGCATATGTCCGACAGTGTCGTGTCTCTCTAGACACAGGTGAATGCACTGGACTTTTTGagatcgaggccaccaacggcataTGCCAAGGGTGTCCATTGACTACCTGCCCAAGGTCTGGATTCACCGAGGAGGTACAACCGGACACTTGGTCGGCTGCCTACTGGTCTGGAAACTACACAATATCTCTGCATGAATCTCTATGCTCAGTTGGGCTACAACTAATTTATCATCGTTTCATCTTATTCTATAATGCAAACATCATGTTTTTTCATCAAGAGAAAGAACATTAAGAAAAAAATTCTCATTCTATTGTAGCAATAGCGACTGTACAAATAGCGGCACTGTGTTTGGTCATTTGTTCTTGTGGCTTCGTGGCCATGGGCACTTTACTGCTTTGTTCCAAAAAAACCTGGT
Proteins encoded:
- the LOC123097336 gene encoding uncharacterized protein isoform X1, whose amino-acid sequence is MGKTEPVRKMAQPCHRCPPATPVGHQHRRGAPSRSSRGGEEDTPPDSLFTLWSVYNLFQCSTRCPSQQNLTCRCEILLASLTICFGRSNSTQKGQMICDYFFPTISLGTASQQINGIVGSVAMYAEYPLTIQDWILVYTSHPLSCSDTGECTGLFEIEATNGICQGCPLTTCPRSGFTEEVQPDTWSAAYCNSDCTNSGTVFGHLFLWLRGHGHFTALFQKNLKSIMKFAVVMIAGLPNRFLSLTTEPTNQLLSTSVMMLALRTVA
- the LOC123097336 gene encoding uncharacterized protein isoform X3; the protein is MGKTEPVRKMAQPCHRCPPATPVGHQHRRGAPSRSSRGGEEDTPPDSLFTLWSVYNLFQCSTRCPSQQNLTCRCEILLASLTICFGRSNSTQKGQMICDYFFPTISLGTASQQINGIVGSVAMYAEYPLTIQDWILVYTSHPLSCSEIYNEICSGDDSGSSESLPQPNNRAYKPTFINISNDAGPSHRRMKAKKKKEHTLHGAPGTIYFLSFDSHCIWGNK
- the LOC123097336 gene encoding uncharacterized protein isoform X2; the protein is MGKTEPVRKMAQPCHRCPPATPVGHQHRRGAPSRSSRGGEEDTPPDSLFTLWSVYNLFQCSTRCPSQQNLTCRCEILLASLTICFGRSNSTQKGQMICDYFFPTISLGSVAMYAEYPLTIQDWILVYTSHPLSCSDTGECTGLFEIEATNGICQGCPLTTCPRSGFTEEVQPDTWSAAYCNSDCTNSGTVFGHLFLWLRGHGHFTALFQKNLKSIMKFAVVMIAGLPNRFLSLTTEPTNQLLSTSVMMLALRTVA
- the LOC123097336 gene encoding uncharacterized protein isoform X4 encodes the protein MGKTEPVRKMAQPCHRCPPATPVGHQHRRGAPSRSSRGGEEDTPPDSLFTLWSVYNLFQCSTRCPSQQNLTCRCEILLASLTICFGRSNSTQKGQMICDYFFPTISLGTASQQINGIVGSVAMYAEYPLTIQDWILVYTSHPLSCSEIYNEICSGDDSGSSESLPQPNNRAYKPTFINISNDAGPSHRRMKAKKKKEHTLHVFLGQFYQEISLPLY